cagaaaagcaaaaagaaattaaaaagaaagagaacagtaaTCATAAATACCAATTTGGCTCATTCAAGCATTCAGAGCTGGTTACTGTTAACAATTGCCCTGGAAATACAGTCAGCCAGCACTTGAGATATGGGGGACGTTTTTATGGACATCGTGTGCTTGGGAGAGGAGCGAGTCCCGTCTCTGTGCCGGGTGCTGAAATCAGAGCATCACAAATTCTCCGGCATATGCTTGGGGATGGGGAAAGCAAGCACGTAATCTCCTTGAGGAAGTGTAATGCTGACATCGTTATTTCTAAAGTGCTGTAAACATCGATGGTATTCGATAAACAGGAAGATAAAGCAAAACTAGATAAAGACAAGGCTCCTGCCTCAAACATATACCCTGGGTTCAGTTTGCTGCAACACACCGTCTTCTCGTTCAAACCCAGGGATGGGTCACTGTGCTTTACTTAAGCTAAACTTCTCTTTTTATACCCAATTTTCCCTGTCAGATCCCTCACTTGGTCCCAAGCATGGAACGGCGCTGGGCAGGACCAGGCGTCCCCAGGCAGCCAGGGCGCTCACCCCGGTTACGTGGGGCAAGAGGCAGCCGACAGGGTGCTCCGGCTGCACCCGCCTTTCCCCGCTCCCAAAGTCAACTGCACCAAACAAAAGAACAGGTTGGAAATTGAGCCTGGCAATAAAGAgggtttaatttcttttgtctcagccctggcattttttttccctgccattTGCACgctttttctctccccttgaGTGCAGAAGGGGCATGCCTCTGTCCCTCTGCTGAAGGTTTATTCTGGAGGAAACGGTTTAGGTCGCCATCATGTTTTACAGGGAAACGTAGTTTATAAATACAGCAGGGCCCAGCGCTCCAAGGAAACATTTTATCAGAGAGCCCCAAACTGACGattcaattatttttcaataaaacatcAGGGGAATGCACAAACAGCTGCTCGCATCCTTCCACACAGCAAGTCAAACTTCAAGGGGAACAATAGCTGGCGAAAGGGAGCCATCGTGGAGGCGGTGACAATGGGTTTCCTTACTCGGGGCTTTGTTTGATTTCCCCGTCTCAGTTTTGAACTCCCTCCACCGGAGAAAGGCGAGGGGGTAGGAcggggagagggggaagcaggcagaggggaaggagggtCAGTGGGAGTTAAAGCCTTTTGCAGCCTTTCTCTCCCATTCATGTGGTAATTGGGTGTCAAGCAGAGATCAGTAAGATGGAGCCCGGCCTCTGTGCCCGGGTTAAACTGCAGCAGAAAGAAAGCGGGAGCTGAACCGATGGAGGCCTGAATGTCATTAGGGCGGGAGGAAGCGCCTCTCCCCCAGGAGCCCTTCTGccggggtgctgggctgggggggccgctTCCCATTCAGGGCATCCCTGAAAGCAGCCAGACAAAGCGGGAGGGCGTCCGAACAATGCTGCACCCCCGGCTCTACCTTCAATAGGGAGCTCTAAACAGGCGTTTAACCTTCAGAATAGCTGAAAGTGATACTCAAAGCTAAGGAGGTGGCTTGCCCGTTGCTGTTAGCCTCTTCCTGCGGCTGAGCCGGAGGCCACTTGGATGGCCGGAGGCGAGGAAGGAGGCTCTCGCCGCCCTGGCTTCCTCGGCCCCGTTGGCACAGCGCTGGGAGTGTGCAGGGCCCCGTGCGGGTCGCGGGAGGTGTCACCTCCAGGGCAGGATCAGACCCCGACTCCTCGGGCTGGCGAGATGCTGGTGTCCCGGAGGAGGGCTGCTCAGCACCCTTGAGGATGGGGCTAGAGGAAGGCAGGGTCATACTGAGGAGAGGGACGTGGCATAGTAGGGGTTGTGTATCCCACTTCCCAAGCCTGGGATCATTTGGTGAGGGATCTGGGGAGGTCTGGGCAACAATCCTGAGCAGGGGTATGTCCCAGCCTCAGACAGAGTCACCATTGCCTGTGATTCCCGAGGTTGCCAGCCTGTACTGCATGACCCCAATGGCCCAAAGCGCTCCCAGAGCCTGGCCTGGCATCATTTGTGCCTCTGGGCAGGATTTTCAATTACCCAGGAGAAAAGAGGGTCAAACCCTGGGTTATTTTGGAAGGTGGGGTGTGCCACTGAAACAGTCCAGGCTCAAAAAGAGCAGAGCAGGACCTGTCCCCTGCTCCCTGAGCCTCACCCTGCTGCACAGCCCGGCCATCCCATGCTGTTCAGGAGCTAAGCAGCAAACAGCCCTAAAGACATTTGCTTTGCTAGTGTGGCCTTTCTGCTTTAAGGAGAAAAGCTGCCGTCCCTTCCCTCTGCGCGCAGGATGACAAGACGCAGGCGCTTTCCGCAGACCATCATTTTGATGGAATCCCCTGCAACACAGCCCCTTCAAACTGGAGGGGGAGAAGCTGTCCTTGGCCCTGCTCCTGGTTACACTGGAACCACTCAGGGGAATCGTGTATTTCCATTTCTAAAGAGTGCACCAAAGGATAGGCCCTCCTTTAGTCCAGAATATTTCCCTCTCCTGCTTAAAGGCAAAGCTAGCTCACCAGCGTGCAGAGGAGCGGGCGGCTGTCATTGTTTGGGAAGACTCCAGCACACCAAGAGTGGCAGGAGAAGGTTGGAGAGATGCAGCACTAAAGATTCTCAAAGACTTTCtcagcagaagaaattaatttcacccAGAAAGGTCCTGAGCAGCTTGCAAAGCCCCTGCCTGCATTTAGGCTAAAATACACTCCAGTTTTGCACACCAAGCATGGCTTGGGTGAGCTGGACCTAGAGCTGGAAAGAGATGCTGATCAGAAAGAAAGTTGTGgcattatttttcttgatattATTGTCACTGTCCAGGATGCAGGGTCTGGGGAAAGCAGTCATCTCCATGGTGAAAAGCACATTTGGTTTGTAAAGGTCTTTGCCTTTGCTTAAATTAATAGGCTAATAATAACCCAGGAAaggattttaatgttttcttaacCTCATGCAAacagcttttaaagtattttaattaaaaaaagaataataccTCGTACTTTATATATAGCACTTTTATCTATAAGTAGCTGTTGAGCGAGACTAGTGTATTGATCAAAGGAGAGAGATAAGTCTCGCAAGGTGTCTCTAATCATAGAAAGAAGATTCAATTAGCTTCTTCCTTAAAATcgcacaaataaaaagaaatttaacaaaATCAGACTATGATTAAGCACTGGCTGCTTCGTTCCAAACACCTCTCTGCTGGAAGTGTTTTATCCCAGCATTGATCCTGGGCTCAGTACCGCACTTGCACTTGTATTCCTGGGCTGAGCGCTTCAGCGATGCTTGCACCTAGGCTTCATTTTTCCAGAGGAGCTGGGACTTTAAAAAAGCTCCGGGATTTCAACCCAAAGCTGACAGCCAGTGGAAAAACTAATTGGTGTAACTGGGTTTTGCAGGGAGTCTCAAAGCATTGCCAAGATCGACACAACCCTCCTCAGTAAGGACAAACACAGTGCAAACGGTGAATTGTCCTCAGCCACCAGATCTCCAGCGGGGACCAGAGCCGCTACTTTTAACCCCCTCAATGCTGCAGTGCCGTCAGCATCGCCAGGCAGGGTGGCTCCTTACAGCATAACTCACGGCCACGAACACACCTTCGTGGGGCTCCCCTCTCCCTGGGAAACCCGGCACGGAGGCGTGCGTACGTGGTACGTGCAGAGCCCAGCCCTCCAGCACAGCACCGCGCTGCGTCGGTactgctgagctctgcaggtCTCCTCCATCAGAGCCCCCTGTGCAGTTCGCTGAGCGGTTTCCCAGTCATTCTGCACCTCCCCATCTCCCCAGAACAGGAGCTCTCACCTCAGGGGGACCCCATCCTGCTCCTCTAGCCTGCACCCTGCAACTAAGACCTTCCTCCCCCTCGCAGCCGGCTGGGAACGCAGGGCTCGGGGTGAGCCCTGTGCTGGGAATGCCAGTGCCTGGGATTGCTGTGGGCCTCACACCCAGCACGACCTTCTGTACCCGAAATTTCCTCTCCACCTCGGACAGGGTCTGACCTCTCCCCTGCGTGGGTGACCCCCCTGCTTCCAGCgctctgtgcacacacaccccccttccccagggctctgAACCCCCCGGGGGGGCTGTGAGACCCCAGGGGAGCCCCTAAAGAGTTCCCCCCTGAGGTGAGACGTTTGCCGAGCCCAGCCCGCCCTCCACCGGTGGCTGTGAGAGGAACAGCGTCCAAAAGTGGGACCCGAGCATCTGCGCACCCTTCACCAGCCCCTCGGGGCCTGGAGACGCCCCCAGGCCTCTAAATATGACCCCCCCCCACAGGCAAAGCCACCTTATTTGAAGGCTGAACCCCACGGGTACTGCTGCCCTGGGGGGATGAGGCCTGTTTTCCACTGAGCTGGGGGGCTGCTTTGGGACAGAGGCTGTCCCAGGAGCTGCACCCTTCCGGGAGCAGCGTCAGACCACGCTGCTCGGCCACGCCACGCTCCTCCCGTCCTCACTGCCCTCCCTGGGGCTGGCTGCAGAGGAGGCCAGATGCAGCTCTGAGCTGGGCCCTGCCCAGAGACACTCCGTCCAGGGGACTGAATAAGCTAAAAGCTTTAATTTTAGTTTGAGATGCTGGAGAAGTCATCAATTTGAGCATGCCTGAAGGTATATAACGGATGCAAATTTTCAGCACTTCTCCTATGGTGTGTCTCACCTGGCAACACACTTCACCCAGGCTCATGCAAGATATTTCTCCCTGGTACCTGCGTACCATGAAGGAGCCGGTTTCTCCTGTCTCCAGGGTTGGATGCAAAGCACCTAAAAGATGATTCTGGCAgcgagggaaggggaaggggtaCCAAAAAAACCTGTCTGCAAGGGCAGAAATGAGCTGGGAGGTTAAGCGTGGCCAAACatggagagaagcagcaggaagaggaaagagggaacAGGAGAGGAGCGGAAGAGCCAGACATGCCAGAGTAAACAGGGAAAACTGGGCCAGGACAAACCGGGAtggcaaaactgaaaacagaaccAGGGGAAAGGGGGAGTGGGGTGGTGGGGTCGGGGGGGGTCTCATCAATAGGTTGTTTTCACGCAGTCATCAAACCCAGCAGCAAGGGCCTTGCTTCCCTGTGCTCTGAGATGAGTCTGCAGTGGGAGGTTGTGCTCTGGAGTGGCAGTTCCCAGTTCCCAAACTGGCACAGTCCCCCGCCTCCCCACAGAGCAGGACTGCGCAAGGAAGAGGTAGGAAACTCCAGCATAGCCCATACTCGCATTTAATCGTGAGGACAGGACAAACTGGGGCAGGCAGGTACGTTGGTGTGGAAGCAGAGCTAGAAGAGCAGGCACACCCTGCCCTCACAAGAGACAGATGTCATTTTAAGGAGTAACCCTGCTAAAAGCAtagaaacaaataatttaaaaaaaaaaaaaaacaaaacccaaaaaaaaccccaacccagagTTTTCTCTGGAACAGATGTTCCTGCATGGTCTCCGAGGACTGGAATCGGACATCACTGCTAAGGCTGTTTCACGTCAGACACAACATGGGGAATTCACATAGCGCAAATCAGGTGTTTAACAGAGACATTTCAGTTCGGGGCCTGTCTCCTGCGGTGGAGACAGGGAGGGCTCTTGCAGGAAGGGATGCAGAGCACGTGAAGTCAGGCTCTCACAGAGACCACCCTCCAGAGGACTTTCTCTCCCCTAGGCAAGTTGCCTCCCACGTTCAGGGCACAGACATCACAGCAGGAAAGCCCCGAGAGCTGCTCCATGGTGCTGAGTACATCTAAGCAAAGGCAAACCAGACCCTTCATCCCCACTCTCCCACCTGCTTTCTGCAAGGAAGAAGGTGCACGAAACAAGGCTACATCCACAAAAGGTGGACGCAAGAGACCCAGAGAAGTGTCCACAAGATAGCGGGGCTCGCTCATGTCCTTCACTGTGGAGCAAGGCCCCAAGGATGTACACAGCTGCACCCACGCTGGAAGAGGAGAATCAGTCCCAGATGAGTGTCCCATCTCCCTGCGAGAGAAAAGGGCTCTCCAAGAGAGGACAGGTCTGGGCTATCCCTCCACCTACTGCACAAGCCCGGGACACATTCAAAAGTGCAGACAATAAAttaagattgaaaaaaaaaaaaagtcagcgtgtataatatatatatataatataatataatgtgCGTGTGATTGTGAAAAATAGAAATGTCATCCCCAGGAGAGAGCACGGCATGGCAGAAACACATCCCTGTCCTTCTCCCGAGCCCAGCACTACCCGGCTCCCCTGATTCACAGCAGAAACACACCAGCGGGGCCACGCAGGGGTTGCGCCTGGCACCCAGCTTCCCTCTGCCAGCGGGGACCCTGTGCCAAGGAGGAGCTGGCTGCTTGGTGGAGGAGTGGGGAAAAGAGCCCAGCACTGGTCCCTTCACAGCCTTCACCAGGAAGGGTTGCTtcaggcagggaaagggagggaaagacagaaaagcaaagtgGAATGGCAGGGgcacccccacccctcctcaACTGGCCAGGGCCCTGCCCCTCCTGTGGCACAGGACCACCACCGCTGTACCAAGTAGAAAATAAAGCCATAATGAGTCTATGCTTTGGTATGTAACCATCCCCCTCCCCTTGATCCCCACTGTGTTCCCCTCAAACCATTATCTGTAAAACTCGTCAAATAAAATCTCTAGTGTGCCTTTATATCGCTCCTCGAACCTTTTCTTCCCCAGTGCCTGCCttgcccccctctccccagcaggaTTCAGGGACGTGCCTTGAGCCCCACCAGTTACAGCTTCTGCTGTCCTGACTGGATCCTGCCGAACGCTGCCTGGTCCAGTGGCAGGTAGCGGCCTTGCCTGGAGTCCAGGAAGTACAACCTGTCCTTCACCAGTGTGGGGTCGAAGCCCTGCTTCCGCAGCTCCATCTTCTGGAACTTGTAAGTGCCTGGAGTGTGGAGAGAAGGAGGAATGAGGGGTCACTGGCCGCACACAGTCCCATCCCCGCCACACACACTCCCATCCCCACCGCACCTGTGGTGCCCCAGACCCAGCCTTGCACTCCCACACCTCCAAACCAGCAGAGGAACTGGTTGAGGGCTCGATGGGGCAGAGGGGCTCCATCCTGACCCTACCACAGATTGGTCTCCATAACCAGGTTTCCcaccccaggcccccccagcTCCATGATCAGTGTGAGCGCATCTTCCGTGGCTCACTTGTCTTGGAGACTTCGTGCAGGAACCGCAGGAAGACGGGACGTGCGTACAGTGGCAGGGCTTTTTTCAGCTCGCTGGCAAAGCCTTCTAGGTCACAGGAGTTACTCGGGTCGGCAATGGCTGCCATTCCTGCCTTCCCTTCAATCCCTAAGAGGCAGAGAAGAAGGGAGAGCACTCAGACACACTGTTCCTGTAGCACCATCTCCCGCTGCCCCTCACCAGCAAGGCCTCTGGCACAGACCCTGCTTTGCACCAAAGGGCTGGCATGTCCAGCTGTGTCACTGGCTGTGTCACCACCCTGCGGCTACAGCTGCCAGCGACACCCTGCGGTCACAGTCACCTCCTCCCTGAGGAGGCACTTGCAGCCTGTCCAGAAAGGACACAGGGTCCTTCCAAACCAGCCAGAATCAGACCAAAGCTTGAGAGAGGGAGGGAACCCTCTGGTTCCCACTAGGCACATCCTCAGTGGCCTCTTCCCAGCTCGCCCACAGGGAGCCTCAGTCCAGCCTCTTGCAAAAGGACACGTTGATCTGGACATGCAGGACATGCTCACATATAAGTGTCAGAAGTCCGCCTGCCTCCCCTGATCGTCCTCTTCCCTCTCAGCTACCTGGGATCTCCACCCCATAAACCACCACGTCCGTCAGGTTGAGGATGCGGCTCAGCGTCCCCTCCACCTCTGTGGTGGAGACATTCTCCCCCTTCCAGCGGAATGTGTCCCCGGTGCGGTCACGGAAGTACATGTAGCCATATTTGTCCATCACCAGGACATCCCCTACAAGAAAGTGAGGAACAGGCGAAAAATGGGGTGTCAGAGGTGCTAGGAGCAACCCTGGAGCATCTCAGAGCAGTGCCACTAGCCTGGGACGGCCCCCACACACACCCAGGTACCCTTCTCCTCCGCTCTCAGCAGTCGGAAGGGCCCTGCTTGCCTCACCTGTGAGATAGGCAGTGTCCCCTTTTGTAAACACGTCCCTGGCGATTTTCTTGTTGGTGGCTGACTGATTCAGGTAACCGTCAAAGTGCTGCAAGGGGTTGCTCTTGACAATGCGGCCCACCAGCTGCCCTGGCTCCCCTGCAGGGAAGAGAGGGGATAAAGCGGGGAAGCAACAACCCGCATCCAAGCAAAAAGGGTGTCTAATGGGGTTTAACTGAGCAGAGACTCAAACTTCAGTAAATTATCTTGAAGTATTTGGACAGATACACACAGGGCTGAGGAGACTTATCCCTGTGGTTGCCCTACCTGGTTTGCAGCAGATACAGACACCATCCGGCCCCCGGATCAGCTCCATGGTGTCCTCATCCACCCTCACCAAGCCGATGGGGTACACACCTGGTAGGATCCTGCTGTTGAAGCCGCACGACCCAACCTAGAAGAGAAAGAGCTCAGAGCTGTGGGCAGCAGGAACATCTCTGCTGCCCCGAGCCCACTGCCCACACACATCCAGGATACCACAGAGCTGGCACTGCACAACAGCCCAAACCCCTCCGAGTGGATGGCAACTCACGCCAAGCCTCTTGGAGCAAGAAACTGTGAGCAAACAGCCCATATGGGTTTCCAACGCTGCCCAGGCCAGTGGGCACCCTCTGGGACATGAGGAGAGTGGTGGGGCCTTACATTGTTATCAAAGTTTCCCAGGCTGCAGTTGCACTCAGTGGCCCCGTAGAACTCGGCCACCTGGGCGATGCCGAAGCGGGCCATGAACTCCCGCCAGATGGAGGCACGCAGCCCGTTGCCCAGCGCCATGCGCACCCGGTGCTGCCGCTCCACCTCCTGGTATGGCTGGTTCAGCAGGTAGCGGCAGATCTCCCCGATGTACTGCACAATCTAGGAGGGACACAGAGGGAAAACTCACTACGACCCCTCTGCCAGGCCCCAGGGCGTTTGGGGTTTCTTCAAGGGCAGGTAAGAATGTCACAACATGCCCAAAGTCCCCTAAAGAGGCCTTAGTAAAATCCAGGAGTCCTGCTAGCTTGTACCATGCCTGTCCCTCCCCAGTTAACCCACTCCTCTAGTCTCTGACACCTATCCGAGACCTCCTGGCTGATGCTGGAGCATGGGAAGGGTTTGGACATGTGGAATTACCACCTCAGGTGAGAAAGACACAGCCCCACCACCTTGGAAGGTGGTTTGGGATGGACAGGCAGAACCAGTCCAGGCCTCCCCCTCTTCCAGCGGCTGggctctctccagcacagcacagaTCCCCAGGCTCCGCTCCCCACTCCCGGCTGGCCCCTTGCCTCATGGCCTCACCGTGCAGTTGTATTTCACACAGTCGTCCCAAAAGTGCGAGGCCGAGAACTTCTTGCGGATGACAATCGTCATGCCCTGCAGCAGGCACTGCCCGACCCCCACGATGTTCCCTGCAGAGAGGCAGCAAGGGGAGCCCTCAGTCCCCagacacccccagcccagcccgctcGGGGAGAGGCCTGGCAGGGCAAGGGGGATGGCACACACTGGCTCACAGCAGATGGGGCTTCACCAAACCAAAGCCCCCAGGACCACAGGCACCGGGGAGGAGATGTGTGGCAGTGAGATCTGGGGCAGCACTTTGCACCTAGACATCCCATCAGGTCTCAGCCAGCCAGGTGGGCACCGCTTCCCCTTCCCCCTGACACTCCACGGGCAGCAGCGATAAGGAGCAGCTATTCCAAAGCCAGGCTAGGAGCTGGGATAACACCCCGCACACACACTCCCCACTCCAAAGGTCAGCCAGATCGATTCTTGGCTCCCGGGGAAAAAGCAGAAAGCCTTGGTCAGACCCTGCCAGCAGCAGTCAGCTCCTCCTCGACACGGAGATCGCTGCTACACCAACCTCTGGCCTGAGCCACGGGCTTGGCTGAGGGGAAGAGACAGTTCCGACACGCAGGGCTCTGTACAGCACACGTTACCTGCAGCGTGGTAGAGCGGGAGGCAGTCGTACATCACATCGTCGGGCCTCATGTGAAAACCATAAAAAACTAAGCTGGCCATGCGAAAGTACCTGGGGTGAGAGGTGAAGAGGCAtgtcagcagcagagccagaggcaCTGTGCTAGGACagggcagagctcagccctgtCCTTCCCCGAGCCCCTGCCCACGGCCTTACCGGCAGTTCACCACAATGGCAGCCTTGGGCAGCCCCGTCGTGCCAGAGGTGTAGATGTAGAAGAGTTTATCTGGAgaggaatgaggagacaaggtcACTGGGACAAGGGGACAAGTCATATTTATACACTCTGCTAGTGCCAGTTGAGTCAAAACTTTATGTGACAGCGCCAGGAACATGCTGGGTTCACCCCAGGCAGATCAGGACAGGTGGAGAGCACAAGAGGATACTGCTCCACACAGGGCTGGGCTTCAGACACCAGAGTAAGACCCATCCCAAACACCCTAGGCCCTGCTGCGGACGTCTGCCATCAGCATCCTGAGCAGATGTTCTTGCCAGCGTTCTAACTGGCTGATCCACAGAAACACCACCACAAGTTTGGCCCCCAAGAGCTGATCACATACCAAGAAAGCCCTTATCGGGGGGGGTTGGCTGGTGCCGCTGGGCCATCTGCAGGAGGGGGTCTAGGTGTTTTGCACCAGGAAGCGTGGATTCGGGGCTTCCTTCCCCGGACCAGAAGAGATGGATAGATTTCTCCAGGGAGGGCTGCACTTCCTGCATTGCTGAGAAAGTAAAAAGGAGAGATGGTAAAAGACTGCAGGGTGGTTACAGCACAGAAACCCTCTGCCCTCCCAGACAGTCTCAGGGAGACACTGCCCCAGGTAGCAGTACCCTCGCTGTGCTCGGCAGAGTCCCCAAAGGGCTGACAAGCACCACAGGTGGATGTTGTTTCCATGATTAACAGATGCTGGGGCCACAGCTTGGGCCTCTCCAGGGACTAGAAGATCCTGTTCTCCACCTCTCCCCAGCCAAAACCTCTTTGGTGCCAAGAGGTCTGTTGACACCACCAACCTCAGAGGTGTGGGCTGAAACACATGAGGAGCTGGAGCTGAGGTGCTGCAGGGATGTGGCTAACAGCCACGGAGAGCAAGGGGAGGCTCGTCCTGTGCGGTGGGGcaggcccagcccagcccagggctccACGCAGGGGAAGGAGCCAAGAGGCACAAGGAAGGATCCTCACACCCAGGCTGGCCTGTTGGGAGCCAGACAGCACTGAATGCCAGATCCTGGCCATCTCCAGATCCTTCCCAGTGGCCAAAGGgaccaacaaaaaaaaataagccaaCAGATACAGTTCCAACTGTCCACTCTTCCACATCACTGCTCTGTGGTGGGCGGAAAGGAGCACTAAATCCATTGAGATGCCCCCCCCTCCCGAGTTCAGAGCACCCCTGACACATCTGCCTGCCCCTCACCTTCCATCATCTCCACCCCAAAAACCACAGCCTTGGAGGTGGAGATGGTGATGCAATGCAGCAAGGCCTCCATGCGCAGGTGGGAATTCACGAGGGCAGTCTCCACCCCAATCTTAGCCAAGCCGAGCCACAGCCCCACGTACTGATTGCGGGACTCCATGAAAAGAGCCACCACGTCACCAGAGCGGAAGCCTTGGCCGTAGAAGAAATTTGCCACCCGATTGGAGTACTCATCCAGCTGCCGGAAGGTCCAGCTCTCGCCCGTGCCTTGGAAGATCAGTGCTGTCTTCTCTGGATACCTGCTCGCGGTCTTCTGAAAGATCTTGGCAATTGTGTTCTTCTCCCTCACGTGCCTCCATACCTGCCACTTCACCCGCAACAGGACCAGCCCCGTGCTGCCAAAGGAAGATGAGCAAGAGGGCAGCTGCTCAGTGACCCTGGCATAACCACTTCCTCCAGCAAAGCCAGCACAGCATGAGGAACTTCCTAGTAGCTTCCTTCCTAG
This is a stretch of genomic DNA from Strix uralensis isolate ZFMK-TIS-50842 chromosome 21, bStrUra1, whole genome shotgun sequence. It encodes these proteins:
- the SLC27A4 gene encoding long-chain fatty acid transport protein 4 isoform X1; protein product: MLRLAAFAALLLFFRVSLELSWAQAIPALFIFYLGSGGWDFFLIFIKTIRRDVTTGLVLLRVKWQVWRHVREKNTIAKIFQKTASRYPEKTALIFQGTGESWTFRQLDEYSNRVANFFYGQGFRSGDVVALFMESRNQYVGLWLGLAKIGVETALVNSHLRMEALLHCITISTSKAVVFGVEMMEAMQEVQPSLEKSIHLFWSGEGSPESTLPGAKHLDPLLQMAQRHQPTPPDKGFLDKLFYIYTSGTTGLPKAAIVVNCRYFRMASLVFYGFHMRPDDVMYDCLPLYHAAGNIVGVGQCLLQGMTIVIRKKFSASHFWDDCVKYNCTIVQYIGEICRYLLNQPYQEVERQHRVRMALGNGLRASIWREFMARFGIAQVAEFYGATECNCSLGNFDNNVGSCGFNSRILPGVYPIGLVRVDEDTMELIRGPDGVCICCKPGEPGQLVGRIVKSNPLQHFDGYLNQSATNKKIARDVFTKGDTAYLTGDVLVMDKYGYMYFRDRTGDTFRWKGENVSTTEVEGTLSRILNLTDVVVYGVEIPGIEGKAGMAAIADPSNSCDLEGFASELKKALPLYARPVFLRFLHEVSKTSTYKFQKMELRKQGFDPTLVKDRLYFLDSRQGRYLPLDQAAFGRIQSGQQKL
- the SLC27A4 gene encoding long-chain fatty acid transport protein 4 isoform X2; amino-acid sequence: MLRLAAFAALLLFFRVSLELSWAQAIPALFIFYLGSGGWDFFLIFIKTIRRDVTTGLVLLRVKWQVWRHVREKNTIAKIFQKTASRYPEKTALIFQGTGESWTFRQLDEYSNRVANFFYGQGFRSGDVVALFMESRNQYVGLWLGLAKIGVETALVNSHLRMEALLHCITISTSKAVVFGVEMMEAMQEVQPSLEKSIHLFWSGEGSPESTLPGAKHLDPLLQMAQRHQPTPPDKGFLDKLFYIYTSGTTGLPKAAIVVNCRYFRMASLVFYGFHMRPDDVMYDCLPLYHAAGNIVGVGQCLLQGMTIVIRKKFSASHFWDDCVKYNCTIVQYIGEICRYLLNQPYQEVERQHRVRMALGNGLRASIWREFMARFGIAQVAEFYGATECNCSLGNFDNNVGSCGFNSRILPGVYPIGLVRVDEDTMELIRGPDGVCICCKPGEPGQLVGRIVKSNPLQHFDGYLNQSATNKKIARDVFTKGDTAYLTGDVLVMDKYGYMYFRDRTGDTFRWKGENVSTTEVEGTLSRILNLTDVVVYGVEIPGS